One window of Diabrotica undecimpunctata isolate CICGRU chromosome 8, icDiaUnde3, whole genome shotgun sequence genomic DNA carries:
- the LOC140447859 gene encoding adult-specific cuticular protein ACP-20-like, whose amino-acid sequence MIAQVLFISTIVAIAQAGLLHGGLDLGGSSYIGSPSIAVAKEPVVEYWAPPKYEYKYGVQDYHTGDVKNQEESRVGDLTQSDYSLAEKDRKIQVSRIIAGAVPISHGKSW is encoded by the exons ATGATTGCGCAG GTTTTATTCATCTCTACAATTGTGGCGATTGCCCAAGCAGGACTTCTTCACGGTGGTCTAGATTTAGGTGGATCATCATATATTGGAAGCCCTAGTATAGCTGTTGCAAAAGAACCAGTTGTAGAATATTGG GCTCCTCCAAAATACGAATACAAATATGGAGTTCAAGATTACCACACTGGCGATGTCAAAAACCAAGAAGAATCTAGAGTGGGAGACCTCACTCAAAGTGATTACTCTTTGGCAGAAAAAGATAGAAAGATTCAAGTATCCAGAATAATTGCAGGGGCTGTTCCTATCTCTCACGGAAAGAGTTGGTAG